Proteins co-encoded in one Verrucomicrobiota bacterium genomic window:
- a CDS encoding flagellar basal body-associated FliL family protein → MAEDGEENKDSGESGSSGGGMPMGLFLGVTGGMSVLLLGGGFAIAYFILPTQIASIVEEQQADMLAAYTAAAASAGSGEAGVEDESNAGEAGGNEGEGASEGNSDNDGGTGESDGSGSIEDMPTSEDFILSEIIVNLAGSRGGRYVKATMFFDGSKYVLGELEQHRPKVTDVVSEVLSSKTLAQFNSPGVRGELRRELIAAVNATLKRGKVDNIYFESLLVQ, encoded by the coding sequence ATGGCGGAAGATGGAGAAGAAAATAAGGATAGTGGGGAGAGTGGCAGTTCAGGTGGTGGAATGCCCATGGGGCTCTTTTTGGGTGTTACAGGCGGTATGTCTGTATTGCTCTTAGGGGGAGGCTTTGCCATAGCTTATTTTATTTTGCCTACACAGATCGCTTCGATTGTAGAGGAGCAGCAAGCTGATATGTTAGCCGCCTACACTGCAGCAGCTGCTTCGGCTGGGTCCGGGGAAGCCGGTGTAGAAGACGAAAGTAATGCTGGTGAGGCTGGCGGTAATGAAGGAGAAGGCGCCAGTGAGGGGAATAGCGATAATGATGGTGGCACAGGAGAGTCTGATGGCTCTGGGTCCATAGAAGATATGCCTACTAGCGAGGACTTTATTTTATCAGAAATCATTGTGAATTTAGCGGGGAGTCGTGGGGGGCGTTACGTTAAGGCGACGATGTTTTTTGACGGCTCAAAATATGTCCTGGGTGAGTTAGAGCAGCACAGACCGAAAGTAACAGATGTTGTATCGGAGGTTTTATCAAGTAAAACACTTGCTCAGTTTAATAGCCCAGGCGTTCGAGGGGAGCTAAGAAGAGAACTTATAGCGGCAGTGAATGCAACTCTTAAGAGGGGTAAGGTTGACAATATCTATTTTGAATCACTTCTTGTTCAATAA
- a CDS encoding flagellar motor switch protein FliM — protein MADEEEIPGADVLSQSEVEDILASIGAETEDQVKVISRRLKQPEKHQLEEFDFRSPVFLSAAEMRRLRIKNEEFIRSLSAALSVYLQMEFGLQMSRLETLTYQMMLESLPMPSHLTLFRMNPLNGICLMDISPRLGLTILDRMMGGPGHSIKNERDFTDIEVTVLQDFIHLILKEFANSWQRYQNLEHEIIEHENTARFLNIVEPDEVILYLEMEARLGDCLAGIRFMIPYRMMEGIIDQLMAEISNQEGRIEEKKAPTVMVENYKNIPIILKTFLKGLSMTLGEIKDLDRGDLILLDEKLCNQVIVELGKIPKFKGQVDILKEPVSVTLTEKMDTNYE, from the coding sequence ATGGCAGATGAAGAAGAAATTCCCGGAGCCGATGTTCTCAGCCAATCGGAGGTTGAGGACATTCTTGCTTCTATTGGTGCTGAAACTGAGGACCAAGTTAAGGTTATCAGCAGGCGCCTCAAGCAGCCTGAAAAGCATCAATTAGAAGAATTTGACTTTCGCAGCCCTGTCTTTCTCAGTGCTGCTGAAATGCGTCGCTTGCGCATTAAGAACGAAGAATTTATCCGAAGCTTAAGTGCAGCCCTTTCGGTCTATTTACAAATGGAATTCGGTCTGCAAATGTCAAGGCTTGAAACATTGACTTATCAAATGATGTTGGAAAGCTTGCCCATGCCCAGCCATTTGACTTTATTCAGGATGAATCCCTTAAATGGTATTTGTTTAATGGATATTTCTCCAAGACTTGGTCTCACTATTCTTGATCGGATGATGGGTGGGCCAGGACATTCAATTAAGAATGAAAGAGATTTTACAGATATTGAGGTGACAGTTCTTCAGGACTTTATTCATTTGATTTTAAAGGAGTTTGCCAACAGTTGGCAGCGTTATCAAAATTTAGAACATGAAATTATAGAGCATGAAAATACAGCTCGATTTCTAAACATTGTTGAACCAGACGAGGTCATTTTATACCTAGAAATGGAGGCGAGACTTGGTGATTGTTTAGCAGGTATTCGGTTTATGATTCCCTATCGTATGATGGAAGGAATCATTGATCAGCTAATGGCAGAAATATCCAATCAGGAAGGGAGGATTGAGGAGAAAAAAGCGCCCACTGTCATGGTGGAAAATTATAAGAATATTCCAATCATACTTAAAACCTTTTTGAAGGGGTTATCGATGACTTTGGGTGAAATAAAAGATTTAGATAGAGGAGATTTAATTCTTTTAGACGAAAAGCTATGTAACCAAGTGATTGTGGAGCTAGGTAAAATACCAAAATTCAAAGGACAAGTAGATATTTTGAAAGAACCTGTAAGTGTCACACTTACGGAAAAGATGGATACCAATTATGAGTGA
- the fliN gene encoding flagellar motor switch protein FliN yields MSEEVSTEPLDSSIIMNIPVALSVELGRTELQVKELVGLAPGNVVELDRQVNDPVDLYVNGRLIAKGEVVVVDDAIGIKITEVVGKE; encoded by the coding sequence ATGAGTGAGGAAGTAAGCACAGAACCCCTGGATTCAAGCATCATCATGAATATCCCGGTCGCTCTTAGTGTTGAGCTCGGTAGGACGGAATTACAAGTTAAAGAGCTTGTAGGGTTAGCCCCTGGGAATGTTGTTGAATTAGATCGCCAGGTGAATGATCCCGTAGACTTATATGTGAATGGGCGTCTTATTGCTAAGGGTGAGGTAGTGGTTGTTGATGATGCAATTGGCATAAAAATTACGGAAGTCGTAGGTAAGGAATAG
- the fliP gene encoding flagellar type III secretion system pore protein FliP (The bacterial flagellar biogenesis protein FliP forms a type III secretion system (T3SS)-type pore required for flagellar assembly.), translating to MLKCLKRHSTLGLRFSLGILSLVFFLILGDDLCAQASSSNSGPLTITLANNDGEEVGDLSMSLQLLIIFTILSVAPAILIMTTSFIRIIVVLSFLKSGLSVQQPPSQVLAGMAMFLTFFIMKPTWDEVYLVSVEPYQKGEITTMEALERAQEPLKEFMLLYTRETELSFFMDVAPSPLEAEDPRDLPLQVILPAFMLSELKTGFQMGLLILLPFLVVDMVIASTLMSLGMFMLPPPIIALPIKLMIFVLIDGWTVILTSLVNSFHLTG from the coding sequence ATGTTGAAGTGCTTAAAAAGACATTCCACCCTGGGGTTGAGGTTTTCTTTAGGAATACTTTCGCTAGTGTTCTTCTTAATCTTGGGTGATGATCTTTGTGCTCAAGCATCTTCCTCAAATAGCGGGCCACTAACTATCACCTTGGCTAACAACGATGGTGAGGAAGTAGGAGATCTCTCAATGAGTCTTCAACTCTTGATTATCTTTACTATACTGAGTGTTGCACCAGCTATATTAATTATGACCACATCGTTTATACGAATCATTGTGGTGTTGTCATTTTTAAAAAGTGGTTTGAGTGTGCAACAGCCTCCATCTCAAGTTTTAGCAGGTATGGCTATGTTTTTAACGTTCTTTATTATGAAGCCGACTTGGGATGAAGTTTATCTTGTCTCTGTTGAGCCTTATCAAAAAGGTGAAATAACAACCATGGAAGCACTGGAAAGAGCGCAAGAGCCTTTAAAAGAATTTATGCTGCTTTACACAAGAGAAACAGAGTTGAGTTTCTTTATGGACGTTGCCCCAAGTCCCTTAGAAGCAGAGGATCCTAGAGATCTACCCCTGCAGGTTATATTGCCAGCCTTTATGCTTTCGGAATTGAAAACAGGCTTCCAAATGGGATTACTTATCTTATTACCGTTCCTAGTGGTGGATATGGTGATCGCTTCGACTTTGATGTCATTGGGTATGTTTATGTTACCACCACCTATTATAGCTTTGCCCATTAAATTGATGATCTTTGTCCTTATTGATGGATGGACCGTCATACTAACCTCACTTGTAAACAGCTTTCATTTAACAGGATGA
- a CDS encoding flagellar biosynthetic protein FliO, which translates to MIDVIEPWRLIALIFFMGGLVALWCWSNKGKIKVNGMISGKSSKINVIERRWIGSKESLILVEVEGEKYLLATGQGGSSWQKLESKCQLEQVI; encoded by the coding sequence GTGATAGATGTAATAGAGCCATGGCGTTTAATAGCCTTGATTTTCTTTATGGGAGGATTAGTTGCTCTCTGGTGTTGGAGTAATAAGGGAAAAATAAAAGTCAATGGTATGATATCAGGGAAAAGCTCAAAAATAAATGTGATCGAAAGACGTTGGATAGGTTCCAAAGAAAGTTTGATTTTAGTAGAAGTAGAAGGTGAAAAATACTTGTTAGCAACTGGGCAAGGAGGCTCGTCATGGCAAAAATTAGAATCAAAGTGTCAATTAGAACAAGTAATCTAA
- a CDS encoding flagellar hook-basal body complex protein, with the protein MIRSLFSAVSGLLNNQQRMDVIGNNIANVSTVAYKSSDATFAEAQIQIERGATTEQPIGFAIGLGARLVGTTTNFNQGAFQRTDVTSDLGLNGEGMYSVGTTIAGGNAFLTRAGNFIIDSDGYFRTPDGLYLKGQMGTGTTANITAAVTPTDFTAGNFPTAAVFVPDQIGGVNVSSYSVGLDGVITAVSTTGATLDVGQIHVASFSNENGLRREGNNLYTNTASSGHEGSYIPNSANLSTTIQSGSLELSNVDMAEQFSRMIITQRSFDANARTISTSDEMLQTLMNLKR; encoded by the coding sequence GAATAACCAACAACGGATGGATGTAATTGGTAATAACATCGCAAATGTGAGTACGGTGGCATATAAATCCAGTGATGCTACATTTGCCGAAGCGCAGATTCAAATTGAGCGCGGTGCGACTACCGAACAACCAATTGGCTTTGCTATTGGGTTAGGTGCTAGGTTAGTTGGCACAACTACAAATTTCAATCAAGGGGCATTTCAAAGAACTGATGTTACTTCAGATTTAGGACTTAATGGAGAAGGTATGTACTCCGTTGGAACGACTATTGCTGGTGGAAATGCTTTTTTAACACGCGCAGGAAACTTTATCATTGACTCGGATGGATATTTTAGAACTCCTGATGGGTTATACCTAAAAGGCCAAATGGGTACAGGCACTACGGCTAATATTACAGCTGCAGTAACGCCAACAGATTTTACAGCAGGCAACTTTCCCACAGCTGCGGTTTTTGTCCCTGATCAAATCGGAGGTGTGAATGTATCCAGTTATTCTGTAGGTCTGGATGGTGTTATAACTGCTGTTAGCACTACAGGTGCTACACTGGACGTCGGACAAATTCACGTGGCCAGCTTTAGTAACGAGAATGGGTTACGACGCGAGGGTAATAATCTTTATACGAATACTGCCTCATCCGGCCATGAAGGTAGTTATATACCTAATTCAGCAAATTTATCGACAACGATACAAAGCGGCTCATTAGAACTCTCTAATGTTGATATGGCAGAACAATTTAGCCGCATGATTATTACGCAACGTTCATTCGATGCGAATGCCAGGACTATTTCTACTAGTGACGAAATGCTGCAAACACTGATGAACCTCAAGAGGTAA